The Oryza glaberrima chromosome 9, OglaRS2, whole genome shotgun sequence genome includes a window with the following:
- the LOC127783786 gene encoding probable carboxylesterase 12 — MRTSSKSSPSPARGNIAVDLRPFLVEFNDGRRWVLVRHETVAASSDENARSASGVATKDVVIDDETGVSVRVFLPVDAAVAAAAGDGRRLPLVVYVHGGAFCTGSASARMFHDYAESLSARAAAVVVSVDYRLAPAHPVPAAYDDAWAALRWAASRRRRRLSDDAWVGDYADRSSVFLAGESVGANIVHNVALRAGAAIRNTGEVFDDDIDIEGMILLQPYFWGTERLPCETPGAASWRTRDPPPMLLPERIDALWPYVTAGAAANNGDPRIDPPAEAIASLPCRRALVSVATEDVLRGRGRRYAAALRGGAWGGEATLVESRGVDHCFHLLPEFGSHAETGALMDRVAMFIAKGKTPPPISMLMEEERVTKKTRSSAVVPACWRVPRGPRCTAQTVVGLRRAGFGVGNMIRLPSKARKCHRVHAAALRRSVFQSYYL, encoded by the coding sequence ATGAGAACAAGCAGCaagagctcgccgtcgccggcgcgcggcaacatcgccgtcgacctccggCCGTTCCTTGTCGAGTTCAACGACGGCCGCAGGTGGGTCTTGGTGCGCCacgagacggtggcggcgtcgtcCGACGAGAATGCGAGGAGCGCGAGCGGCGTCGCGACGAAGGACGTCGTCATCGACGACGAGACCGGCGTGTCCGTCCGCGTGTTCCTCCCCGTCGAcgcggccgtggccgccgccgcgggcgacgGGAGGAGGCTCCCCCTGGTCGTCTACGTCCACGGCGGCGCCTTCTGCACGGGGAGCGCCTCCGCCAGGATGTTCCACGACTACGCCGAGTCGCTCTCCGCTCGCGCCGCGGCGGTCGTCGTGTCCGTGGACTACCGCCTCGCGCCGGCGCACCCCGTGCCCGCGGCTTACGACGACGCGtgggcggcgctccggtgggcggcttcccgccgccgccgccgcctctccgatGACGCCTGGGTCGGCGACTACGCCGACCGCTCGAGCGTGTTCCTCGCCGGCGAGAGCGTCGGCGCCAACATCGTGCACAACGTGGCGCTAcgtgccggcgccgccatccgcAACACCGGCGAGGTGTTCGACGACGACATCGACATCGAGGGCATGATACTGCTGCAGCCATACTTCTGGGGCACCGAGCGGCTGCCGTGCGAGACACCGGGCGCCGCCTCCTGGCGCACGCGCGATCCGCCGCCGATGCTGCTGCCGGAGAGGATCGACGCCCTCTGGCCGTACGtgacggcgggcgcggcggccaaCAACGGCGATCCCCGGATCGACCCTCCCGCCGAGGCGATAGCGTCgctgccgtgccgccgcgcgctggTGTCCGTCGCCACGGAGGACGTCCtgcgcggccgcgggcggcggtacgcggcggcgctgcgtggcggcgcgtggggcggcgaggcgacgcTAGTGGAGTCCAGGGGCGTGGACCACTGCTTCCACCTCTTGCCGGAGTTCGGCTCCCACGCCGAGACCGGAGCGCTCATGGATCGCGTCGCCATGTTCATCGCCAAGGGCAAGACGCCACCACCGATCAGCATGCTGATGGAGGAGGAGCGTGTCACTAAGAAAACGAGGTCAAGTGCGGTGGTGCCAGCTTGTTGGAGAGTTCCCCGTGGGCCGAGGTGTACGGCCCAAACTGTGGTTGGGCTTCGACGTGCCGGGTTTGGGGTGGGCAACATGATCAGGCTTCCCAGTAAGGCCCGGAAGTGTCATCGTGTTCATGCAGCTGCTCTACGGAGGAGTGTGTTCCAGAGTTACTATCTCTGA